In Tenacibaculum sp. 190524A02b, the genomic stretch AATCTCTCCTTCTATAGTTTTTTGAATTACTCCTGCTTTTCCTTCACCCCAAGCTAACAACACTACTCTCTTAGCTTTTTTAATTGTACTAATTCCCATTGTGATAGCTTTTTTAGGAACGTTATCCAATCCTAAAAAGCTAGAAGAAGCATCAGCTCTTGTAATATGATCTAAAGTAATACTCCTTGTGCTAGAATTATAATGAGACCCAGGTTCATTAAAACCTATATGACCAGTTCTTCCAATACCTAAAAGCTGGAAATCTAACCCTCCTGCTTCTTTAATTTTCAACTCATAATCAACACAGTATTGATAAACCTCCTCAGGATTTATTGTTCCATCTGGAATATGAACGTTTTCAGGAAGCACATCAATATGATTAAATAAATGTTCATGCATAAAATGATAATAACTTTGAATATCATCTGGCTGCATTGGCCAGTATTCATCTAAATTAAATGTTATAACATTTGCAAAACTTAAACCTTCCTCTTTATGTAATCTCACCAATTCTTCGTACACTTTGATTGGAGAAGACCCTGTTGCCAACCCTAAAACACATTGTTGATTAACCTCTGCTTTTTGCCTAATAAGTTCTGCTATCTCTGAAGCTACTATTTTTGATGCTTCCAGAGAATTCTTAAACACCACATTATGAATTTTCTCAAAACGAGTTTCTTCAAATTGCCCTGCTGGCTGATATCCTATTTCTTTAGAGCTATACATTATCATATTAAAATTATATTATGAAACTTACTTTAGTAAAAGTATACCACAAGCTTAGTCTTCGCGATTTTTTTCGACAAAGCGTTGTAAAACATCTATTAAAAACAAGCGAGAACAGACTCTCCATTCTCGCTTGCATATAAACAAAGTTTAATAGTAAAGACTCTTTTTAAAAATTACTTCCTCCGGTATCCCACCATAATCTAGTACCTCCAGTATCTGGCCCATTTAAATAACCAACAGCTATTTGAACATTACTTGCATTAGAATCAAGTTCTGCTTGAATAAACGGCAATCTTCTTATTTGTATGTTAGTATCAATCTCTCCTCCACTGTTATTCACCACTACTGGATATACTCTTGGATATCCTGTTCTTCTAAACTCACTCCAAGCTTCTTGACCATTAGGAAACATAGCAATCCATTTTTGTGTAATAATTTGTTCTAATTTTTCTTCGTTTGTTCCTGCATCATTAAAAGCTATTTTTACATCACTTGGATATGTAATATTATTTACTGGGTTTAAAGCATCAACAAAGTCATTAGGAGTATTTGTAGCGTCCATTAAATAAGTACTTAATCCTGAGATTTTATGTTGAACAAAAGAAGCTGTAATACCTGCTTCATAATTTTGCTTAACATCTCCTGCTCCAGACCAACCTCTCAAAGCCGCTTCAGCCTTTAAGAAATAAGTCTCCGAGGCTGTCATCCAAACAATTTCTTCTTTTGAAATTATTTCACCTATTGGTGAATGCCCAACGTATTGCGATTTTGCAGATATTTCAACTCCCATTCTTATTCCTTTATACGCTCCACCTAAAGAAGCATCAGTTGACTTTTGAAAATAAATTCCAATCCTTGGATCATTATAACCTTTTAAAATTGATTCCATTTCCGCACTCATTCTAATATCCCCCCAAGAATTACTGATAGTAAATATTGGGTGTGTAAATCCATCAGTGTGTATAACCATATCTTCCACGTCAAGCAATCCAGCATCACTTGCTAAAGATTTCTCACCTTCTATTTTAGCTAAAACTGGATCTATTTTAGAAATTCTTATTGCTAATCTTAACCTAAGTGAATTAGCAAATTTTCTCCATTTACCTAAATTCCCTTCAAAACCAGACATATCAAAAGGCTTAAACTTATCGTTGTTAGCATCAGCAAAAGACTTCAGTCCATCTATCGCTCCTCCTAATTCACTAAAAAAGGCTTTATAAACTGTTTCTTGGTTATCATATTGACCTGTTGTAGCTACGTCATTAAATTTTGTATACCTTATTGGCCCAAAAACATCAGAAACCCTATGCATAGCTGCTACTTTCACAATATCTGCTAAATAAGAAAATTGCATCCCTCCACCATCAAGTTCTGCTACTGCATCTTTTATATTTTTAATATTTGGCATTACAGTACCTGCATTATACGCATCAAACCAAACAAAACTATTCCATCCCTGAATTAAGTTATAAGTCATATTATTAACATTTCCAGCAAACGGTGTCGGAGGTGTCATATAACCTGAATACACATCTCCATTTAGCCCTTGCTGTAACTGATAATTCCATGCTGGTGTCACATTAATCACATTTAGAAACATAGGTGTAAACCTACCTCCAATGTGAAAAAACCTTTGTGTCAATCCTTTCTCTGTTTGACCATTTGGATTTGTATTTATACTTTCAAAATCACCCGTACAACTGGTTATTACGACCAAAGAAGTGATTAACATGTACATTACTTTTTTCATTGTTCTTAAAAATTTAAGTTAATATTAAGCCCTACACTTCTTGTTGATGGCTGCCCATAAATATCAACCCCTTGCAATCCCAACCCAGTACTAGCGGTAATATTAGGATCAAAAGGAGCTTCTTTGTGAATAAAGAATAAATTATTACCAATTAAAGAAATTCTCATTTTTTTAATAAAGTTATCTTTAAAATCAAAGTTATACCCTAAACTAACTTCTGCCAATCTAATATTTGTTGCATCGTAAACATACTCTCCTAAAATACCTGCTCTTCCACCAACTTGTCCAAAATAATCCTTTGCATCTAATTGGGCACTAGCTCCATTTTTATCTACTACATTTATCATTCCTCCATTAGCATTTCTAGCGTCTGCTGTAGCCTGAGAAACCCCATACTGATCATTTACCGCTTCAGTAACACTTAACACCTCTCCTCCAAACTTACTATCTATTAAAAAATTAAAAGAAATATTACCTAGTGTAAAACTATTATTCCAACCTAGTGTAAAATCTGGCTGAGCACTCCCTACAGTCTCAAAATCGGTTTTTTGTAATGCGCCATCCACAGTCATTGGTACTCCGTTGCTATTTCTTAATAATTTTCTTGCTTGAATACTACCAAATTCCTCTCCTTCTACTAAAGCAAAACGATAACCATTAACCCCTGGAGGTGTTAATATCGCTTCCCCTCCAAGTTCAGGATGCACAGACACCACTTCACTGTTATTAGTTGCCAAGTTTACATTGGTTTCCCAAGTAAAATTATCATTAACGATTGGCTTACCTGTTAAGGTTAACTCTATACCACTATTTTTAATTTCACCCGCATTTACTATATTTTGAACATAACCTTTTGTATTTGGCTCAGCTTGCACATAAAATATCTGGTCTGTTGTCTTTGTATTATAATAGGTAAAATCTAAACCTAATCTATTTCCAAAAAATCGCCATTCTGTACCCACTTCAAATGATTTTTGCCTTTGAGGCTTAAGTACATCACCAACCCTTGGTCCAATCTGCGGATCCGTATAATTAGAAACTCCTAGTCTTATTTCTGCTAAAGGATTTGTAGCATAGACAGGTATATCTGTACCTACCTCAGCATATGAACCTCTTACTTTTGCGAAACTAATTGCATCAGGCATCTCGATCATTTCACTTAAAACTCCAGTTAAACCTACAGATGGATAACTAAATGGCTTAGTTAAAGTAGAAGACCAATCTGTTCTAGTTGTAACATCTAAAAATAACATTTCTTTAAACCCTAAATTTAACGACCCAAAAACAGACTGTAACTCTCTATTTGAAACATTTTGAGCTATATTTTTAGTTGATGCAAAATTCTGAATTGAAAACCAGTTTGGGTGTGTAAGATTAAACAAACCCGAGTCTAAAGAAATCTGATCTCCTAACCTATACTTTGTTAAACTAGTTCCTACTAATATGTTTGCAGTAAAATCATCTGAAATATCTAATTTATAATTTCCTATTAAATCTATATACTGCTGCGTATTTTCAGTTTTTTCTAATATATATCGACCATGATTAGGAACTAGATTAGGATCACTTCCTGCGTACATTTTTTTCTCATAAGTAAAAAACGATTTATCAAAACTACCTCTTGACTGTAATGAAAAGTTATCTGTAAATTGGTATTTTAAACTTAAACCCGCTAAAACTTTTTGAGCAATATCCCCACTTGGATTTCTATGAATTAACCAATATGGATTCTGTTGTATATTCTCATCAAATGAAGTCGCATATTGATCCATCATATTATTCTCTACATTGAAATATTCATACCTTTTATAATTATCAAGGTTAATTCCTACGGGATTCAAATACAACCCCGTAAGTACATTAGCATACAATCCATTCCCTGGTCTATTGTTTATTCTTTGATCTGATAAATTAACATTAGCTGTAACACTTAATTTATCATCAAAAAACTTCATGGTTTCTTTCACATTTACATTATTACGGATCATTCTATTTTCAGGAATTACCCCTTCTGCAATAGTGTTTGCATATGAAAAGAAAGTCTGCGCTTTCTCTGTACCTACTGACAAGGTAATTGCTTGAACTGAAGTATAACCTGTATTAAAAAAGTTTTCTGCATAATCATTACGCAAACCACTTGCTTTTGTTCCCCATGACTTTGGATCAGTTACATTTCCATTCTCTGCTATTGGCTGCCCCACAGATGGCGACTGATATTCTGACTGTAGTTTTGGCAACGACAATACATTATCTATAGTCAAACTAGAGCTAAAATTAACAGACAATCTTCCTTTTTTCCCGCTCTTTGTGGTAATCAAAACCACTCCATTTCCTCCTTGGCTTCCATAAAGAGCTGCAGCAGAAGCTCCTCTTAAGACAGAGATACTCTCAATATCATCAGGGTTAATCATTGACATTGCGTCACCTCCATCTCTATTCCCAGTTTGACCTCCAAAAATATCTGTACCTGGCTCAGAACCATTTGAACCATTTCCTTGATTTAGCATTGGAACTCCATCAATAACATATAAAGGATCATTATTTGTAGTTGATGAATTACCTCTTAATACCACCTTGGCAGCACCTCCCAGCCCTGAAGAACTTCTATTAATAGTTATACCTGCAGATTTACCTGACAAACTATTAATTGGATTTGTTTGTTTAACTTTAGTTAACTCATCTCCTCCTAC encodes the following:
- a CDS encoding SusC/RagA family TonB-linked outer membrane protein, which gives rise to MKKNKISLLLFCFSFLLIQVTIAQEKTITGVVTSKADGEPLPGVSVLIQGTTKGVETDFDGNYEIKVNTGDTLTFTYVGMSPKSVIILNQTTLNIALEEGNLLKEVVVTALGIKKEKKALTYAAQEVGGDELTKVKQTNPINSLSGKSAGITINRSSSGLGGAAKVVLRGNSSTTNNDPLYVIDGVPMLNQGNGSNGSEPGTDIFGGQTGNRDGGDAMSMINPDDIESISVLRGASAAALYGSQGGNGVVLITTKSGKKGRLSVNFSSSLTIDNVLSLPKLQSEYQSPSVGQPIAENGNVTDPKSWGTKASGLRNDYAENFFNTGYTSVQAITLSVGTEKAQTFFSYANTIAEGVIPENRMIRNNVNVKETMKFFDDKLSVTANVNLSDQRINNRPGNGLYANVLTGLYLNPVGINLDNYKRYEYFNVENNMMDQYATSFDENIQQNPYWLIHRNPSGDIAQKVLAGLSLKYQFTDNFSLQSRGSFDKSFFTYEKKMYAGSDPNLVPNHGRYILEKTENTQQYIDLIGNYKLDISDDFTANILVGTSLTKYRLGDQISLDSGLFNLTHPNWFSIQNFASTKNIAQNVSNRELQSVFGSLNLGFKEMLFLDVTTRTDWSSTLTKPFSYPSVGLTGVLSEMIEMPDAISFAKVRGSYAEVGTDIPVYATNPLAEIRLGVSNYTDPQIGPRVGDVLKPQRQKSFEVGTEWRFFGNRLGLDFTYYNTKTTDQIFYVQAEPNTKGYVQNIVNAGEIKNSGIELTLTGKPIVNDNFTWETNVNLATNNSEVVSVHPELGGEAILTPPGVNGYRFALVEGEEFGSIQARKLLRNSNGVPMTVDGALQKTDFETVGSAQPDFTLGWNNSFTLGNISFNFLIDSKFGGEVLSVTEAVNDQYGVSQATADARNANGGMINVVDKNGASAQLDAKDYFGQVGGRAGILGEYVYDATNIRLAEVSLGYNFDFKDNFIKKMRISLIGNNLFFIHKEAPFDPNITASTGLGLQGVDIYGQPSTRSVGLNINLNF
- a CDS encoding RagB/SusD family nutrient uptake outer membrane protein; translation: MKKVMYMLITSLVVITSCTGDFESINTNPNGQTEKGLTQRFFHIGGRFTPMFLNVINVTPAWNYQLQQGLNGDVYSGYMTPPTPFAGNVNNMTYNLIQGWNSFVWFDAYNAGTVMPNIKNIKDAVAELDGGGMQFSYLADIVKVAAMHRVSDVFGPIRYTKFNDVATTGQYDNQETVYKAFFSELGGAIDGLKSFADANNDKFKPFDMSGFEGNLGKWRKFANSLRLRLAIRISKIDPVLAKIEGEKSLASDAGLLDVEDMVIHTDGFTHPIFTISNSWGDIRMSAEMESILKGYNDPRIGIYFQKSTDASLGGAYKGIRMGVEISAKSQYVGHSPIGEIISKEEIVWMTASETYFLKAEAALRGWSGAGDVKQNYEAGITASFVQHKISGLSTYLMDATNTPNDFVDALNPVNNITYPSDVKIAFNDAGTNEEKLEQIITQKWIAMFPNGQEAWSEFRRTGYPRVYPVVVNNSGGEIDTNIQIRRLPFIQAELDSNASNVQIAVGYLNGPDTGGTRLWWDTGGSNF